GTGACCACCTCACCGTGCGCCTTCTCCGAAACGTCCGCGTCGTCGAGCTTGCGGAACAGTGGCAGCACGACCTGGTCGGCGGCCTCCCGGAGCAGGTCGCCAACGTCGTCGAGCAGGGTGTCAGCCACGCGGCGGCAACTTGACCACGCTGACGAAGAACTCGTCGATCTGGCGGACCACCGAGATGAAGCGCTCGAAGTCCACCGGCTTGGTCACGTAGGCGTTGGCGTGCAGCTGGTAGCTGCGCAGGATGTCCTCGTCGGCTTGCGAGGTGGTGAGCACCACGACCGGGATCCGGCGCAGTTCCTCGTCCTTCTTGATCTCTTCCAGCACCTCCCGGCCGTCGCGGCGGGGCAGGTTGAGGTCGAGCAGGATCAGGTCGGGGGCCACCGCGTCGGCGTACTGGCCCTCCCGCCGCAGGTAGGCGAGCGCCTCGGCGCCGTCGGAGACGACGGTCAGCCGATTACGCAGCTTGTGCTCCTCGAACGCCTCCTGGGTCATCAACACGTCACCCGGGTCGTCCTCCACGAGCAGGACCTCGATCGGGCTCTTGCCATCCGCCGGCGCGGTCATCCCACCGTCTCCCTCATGTCACCCGTTCTACCGCTTTCCGGCGCCCCGTCGGCCCGGTCCGGCTGGTCCGACCCTCCGGACTGCTCCGCCGAGTCTGCCGGATCCTCGTTCGAGGCCGTCGTGTCGCCCGCCGCCAGGGCCGGCGGCGCCTCGGCCGAGTCGACAGCGGCAGCCGCCTGCACGTCCGCCGGGAGCGCCGGCAGGGTGAAGCGGATCGCGGTGCCCTCCGGTACGTCGGTGTCCACCCACACCCGGCCACCGTGGTATTCGACGATCTTCTTGACGATGGCCAGCCCGATCCCGGTGCCCGGGTACGCGTC
This portion of the Micromonospora zamorensis genome encodes:
- a CDS encoding response regulator, with protein sequence MTAPADGKSPIEVLLVEDDPGDVLMTQEAFEEHKLRNRLTVVSDGAEALAYLRREGQYADAVAPDLILLDLNLPRRDGREVLEEIKKDEELRRIPVVVLTTSQADEDILRSYQLHANAYVTKPVDFERFISVVRQIDEFFVSVVKLPPRG